Proteins from a single region of Nocardiopsis dassonvillei subsp. dassonvillei DSM 43111:
- a CDS encoding tetratricopeptide repeat protein — translation MDSPGHTSPTNDPSARTNTVRGDISGTAVQVGSLRGDVNLHLASAADRVPRQLPAAPAVFVDRPHPMRALEAAVSRAHARGRHALVVITGSAGVGKSALAAEFLRAHPELGGGGQLFVDLHGFSPGQPADPHDVLDVLLRAVGVQIGTAPADLATRAAWWRSATAHAPVSLLLDDALSAAQVRALLPGGDRGTVVVTTRLRLAGLRLDGGQFVDLHPMTGAEGVALLSELSGRSPAGEADRKAMHGVVTLCSALPVAVCTVAVDHGTRSRTWRDTERRLRSAPRRLDHLDTASREMGMDVSVRNAFDLSYASLPVFPALLYRRLAWHPGPDVTGELAAHLTGRPAAECEAGLAALTRHHLLTEHSAERFSFHDLLRLHAAEKAEAEEDSGARHRSLTRLVSGFADLAVSADAVLRPYAGNRAVPGSPFTDAAQATAWLNRERDNLAALAELAPRLGAHEHVPRLLDGLWSLFLHHGQARLWLRAAAPVLGESSADLEETTVARLLNNRALVHSHLAGVEEAMADLDAAERVWRRHQDLERLAQTQQRRGIVAFQNHLPGQAADHLARAVATDERTGVAHNLAISLFMLGRARHALGDLGPARLALERALPLLDGDAYNQARTRIVLGTVLAAMEEFASASAELDRALEVMRERGSASGQGKALEAIGELAERRGEPGRAREAYERAVELLLPTDPARLRVEERLEALG, via the coding sequence GTGGACTCCCCCGGTCACACCTCCCCGACCAACGACCCAAGCGCCCGGACCAACACCGTGCGCGGCGACATCAGCGGAACCGCCGTCCAGGTCGGCTCGCTCCGCGGGGACGTGAACCTGCACCTGGCATCCGCGGCCGACCGCGTCCCCCGCCAACTCCCCGCCGCGCCCGCCGTCTTCGTGGACCGGCCCCATCCGATGCGGGCGCTGGAGGCGGCCGTGTCGCGCGCCCACGCCCGGGGCCGCCACGCACTGGTGGTGATCACGGGCTCGGCGGGGGTGGGCAAGTCCGCGCTGGCGGCGGAGTTCCTGCGCGCGCACCCGGAACTGGGCGGAGGCGGACAGCTGTTCGTGGACCTGCACGGCTTCTCCCCCGGACAGCCCGCCGACCCCCACGACGTGCTGGACGTGCTGCTCCGCGCCGTGGGCGTGCAGATCGGGACGGCACCGGCGGACCTCGCCACACGCGCGGCCTGGTGGAGGTCGGCCACCGCGCACGCGCCCGTGTCGCTGCTGTTGGACGACGCCCTCTCCGCCGCCCAGGTCCGCGCCCTGCTGCCCGGGGGCGACCGCGGCACGGTGGTGGTCACCACGCGTCTGCGGCTGGCCGGGCTGCGCCTGGACGGCGGGCAGTTCGTGGACCTGCATCCGATGACGGGGGCCGAGGGGGTGGCCCTGCTCTCCGAACTCAGCGGCCGCTCCCCCGCCGGAGAGGCCGACCGGAAGGCCATGCACGGCGTCGTCACCCTGTGTTCGGCACTGCCGGTGGCCGTGTGCACGGTCGCCGTCGACCACGGCACCCGCAGCCGGACCTGGCGGGACACCGAGCGGCGCCTGCGCTCCGCCCCCCGTCGGCTCGACCACCTGGACACCGCGAGCAGGGAAATGGGTATGGACGTGTCCGTGCGCAACGCCTTCGACCTGTCCTACGCCTCCCTCCCGGTCTTTCCCGCCCTGCTCTACCGGCGTCTGGCCTGGCACCCGGGCCCCGACGTCACCGGTGAGCTGGCCGCCCACCTCACCGGCCGCCCGGCGGCCGAGTGCGAGGCGGGGCTGGCCGCCCTCACCCGCCACCACCTGCTGACCGAGCACAGCGCCGAACGCTTCTCCTTCCACGACCTGCTGCGCCTGCACGCCGCGGAGAAGGCCGAGGCCGAGGAGGACTCCGGCGCCCGCCACCGGTCGCTGACGCGGCTGGTGTCCGGGTTCGCCGACCTGGCGGTGTCGGCCGACGCCGTGCTGCGGCCCTACGCGGGCAACCGGGCGGTGCCGGGCTCACCCTTCACCGACGCCGCGCAGGCCACGGCCTGGCTCAACCGGGAGCGCGACAACCTCGCCGCCCTGGCCGAACTGGCGCCGCGGCTGGGAGCGCACGAGCACGTGCCGCGCCTGCTGGACGGCCTGTGGTCGCTGTTCCTGCACCACGGTCAGGCGCGGTTGTGGCTGCGTGCCGCCGCGCCCGTGCTCGGGGAGTCCTCGGCCGACCTGGAGGAGACGACGGTCGCACGGCTGCTGAACAACCGCGCGCTGGTGCACAGCCACCTCGCCGGTGTCGAGGAGGCGATGGCCGACCTGGACGCCGCCGAACGGGTCTGGCGGCGCCACCAGGACCTGGAACGCCTGGCCCAGACCCAGCAGCGCCGGGGCATCGTGGCCTTCCAGAACCACCTCCCCGGGCAGGCCGCCGACCACCTCGCCCGGGCCGTGGCGACGGACGAGCGGACCGGGGTCGCCCACAACCTGGCCATCAGCCTGTTCATGCTCGGCCGGGCCCGCCACGCCCTCGGGGACCTCGGCCCGGCCCGCCTGGCCCTGGAGCGCGCCCTCCCCCTCCTGGACGGGGACGCCTACAACCAGGCCCGGACCAGGATCGTCCTGGGCACCGTCCTCGCCGCCATGGAGGAGTTCGCGTCCGCATCGGCGGAACTGGACCGGGCGCTGGAGGTGATGCGCGAGCGCGGCTCGGCCTCCGGCCAGGGCAAGGCCCTGGAGGCGATCGGGGAACTCGCCGAACGCCGCGGGGAGCCGGGCCGGGCCCGCGAGGCCTACGAGCGGGCGGTGGAGCTGCTGCTGCCGACGGACCCGGCCAGACTGCGTGTGGAGGAAC